A window of Candidatus Omnitrophota bacterium contains these coding sequences:
- a CDS encoding class I SAM-dependent methyltransferase, with protein MSRDLKVIYHKKWIKEKAKGDNMSLNQRVFSTMEIFFDFVLHRKFRGKILDVGQGDGSFVKCCQRAGIEAAGIDINDDVNFEHDKLPYEDGQFDIAFLYSVLEHISDPSNLLGEIKRVLVNNGIVVIITPNIDQVKFGFFDDHTHVRPYNPRNIVWLMDSFDFKKAFVGLWTVNKSPYIWRLPEGLQFLYGRILPFTGLNKFAPPFLRGRSKTMLCAFLSQKTER; from the coding sequence GTGAGCCGGGATTTGAAGGTCATTTATCATAAGAAATGGATCAAAGAGAAGGCCAAAGGCGACAATATGTCTTTGAATCAGAGGGTCTTCTCTACGATGGAGATTTTCTTTGATTTTGTCCTTCACCGTAAGTTTCGGGGGAAGATACTTGATGTGGGGCAAGGGGACGGCAGTTTTGTTAAATGTTGTCAAAGGGCGGGTATTGAGGCGGCGGGAATTGATATAAACGACGATGTCAATTTTGAACATGATAAGCTTCCTTACGAAGACGGACAATTTGATATCGCCTTCCTATATTCCGTTCTGGAGCATATAAGCGACCCCTCAAACCTATTAGGTGAGATAAAAAGGGTCCTGGTAAATAACGGCATTGTTGTCATTATAACTCCTAACATTGACCAGGTTAAGTTCGGTTTTTTTGATGACCATACTCACGTAAGGCCCTATAATCCCAGAAATATTGTCTGGCTGATGGATTCTTTTGATTTTAAGAAAGCGTTCGTTGGCCTGTGGACGGTAAATAAATCGCCATATATATGGAGGTTGCCCGAAGGGCTACAATTTCTTTATGGGCGTATTCTTCCTTTTACGGGACTGAACAAATTCGCGCCCCCTTTTCTCAGGGGAAGATCAAAGACCATGCTTTGCGCATTCTTATCCCAAAAGACAGAGAGATGA
- a CDS encoding winged helix-turn-helix transcriptional regulator, with the protein MEDKLTQAQNVFMNKINQICSKFGLNNIMAQLYALLYLNGRVMSLDEMAEALKISKGSVSVNIRALERYGAVKRVWMRGSRKDYYEAESDIYKVIMERVRSLVQGRLSEVEDMIGSADSVFESAGPDGNNGDEESAKIFKQRLVELKGIKEKAQNLFDLFNSGLLSNALASQRGSNKDTEEESLVIQT; encoded by the coding sequence ATGGAAGATAAGTTGACGCAGGCGCAGAATGTTTTCATGAATAAGATAAACCAGATATGCAGTAAATTTGGGCTGAATAATATAATGGCACAGCTTTACGCGCTTCTTTATCTTAACGGCAGGGTAATGTCTCTTGATGAGATGGCAGAGGCCCTGAAGATCAGCAAGGGGAGCGTCAGCGTTAATATACGGGCGCTTGAAAGATACGGGGCGGTAAAGAGGGTCTGGATGAGGGGTTCAAGGAAGGACTATTATGAGGCTGAGAGTGATATTTATAAGGTGATCATGGAAAGAGTGAGGTCATTAGTGCAGGGCCGCTTATCAGAAGTGGAAGATATGATAGGTTCAGCAGACAGTGTGTTTGAGTCGGCCGGCCCGGATGGCAATAATGGAGATGAGGAGTCGGCAAAGATCTTCAAGCAGCGGCTGGTAGAGCTCAAGGGTATTAAAGAGAAGGCACAGAATCTGTTTGACTTATTTAACTCGGGATTGCTGAGCAACGCCCTAGCTTCACAAAGAGGCAGTAATAAGGATACAGAAGAAGAAAGTCTGGTTATCCAGACCTAA
- a CDS encoding glycosyltransferase family 39 protein — protein sequence MEKKYRYNLNLIILLLFIVACVVRISTVVVMAHDARYDPYENLVGNRADYVNLAKSLQRGSYLNPQPTADKPPVYPLFLAGIFSVFGDDLTLVLYIQAMISAFSTLLVYGIGRQIGSRKAAMTAYVFSIFYYPFWYSAGTLMRETLMVFLILLFIHALIRWFNSGHYAGSGFWAGLSAGAASLIKSVVLPVIPLYLFIFLKQKKSFRGAFAFAVGAALILAPWGMRNYLRSGRFFLTSTNGGYHALLLYNAHSRDFALYKRDPGFISEDYPGIDALLSELKINPTESHVLTEYLQGRAYMKHAVQFIKSHPGHFLRAVPATLWNMWRVGYPNERVIGKTGNLAWNNLPVYFCRVNDMILYAAMLPFFLIGIYTAIRKRSEPALLVAVFIISFVVLHSFIPAMIRYRLAVMPLFFLLSALGLWRRELTNKV from the coding sequence ATGGAAAAAAAATACAGGTATAACCTTAATTTAATAATATTGCTGCTTTTTATTGTTGCCTGCGTGGTCCGCATATCTACAGTGGTGGTAATGGCGCACGACGCGCGATATGATCCCTATGAGAACCTTGTGGGCAATAGGGCCGACTATGTTAATCTGGCGAAAAGTTTACAGCGCGGCTCTTATCTGAATCCGCAGCCGACCGCAGACAAACCGCCCGTATATCCTTTATTTTTAGCCGGGATTTTCAGCGTGTTCGGAGACGATCTAACTCTTGTCTTATACATTCAGGCGATGATAAGCGCTTTTTCAACGCTGCTTGTCTATGGCATTGGTAGGCAGATCGGTTCGCGGAAGGCGGCTATGACCGCGTATGTGTTCTCCATATTTTATTATCCCTTTTGGTATAGCGCGGGCACCCTGATGAGAGAAACATTGATGGTTTTCCTGATCCTTTTGTTTATCCATGCCCTTATCAGATGGTTTAACAGCGGCCATTACGCGGGCAGCGGGTTTTGGGCGGGCCTGAGCGCGGGCGCGGCCTCCCTTATAAAGTCGGTTGTCCTGCCGGTCATTCCTTTATATCTCTTCATATTTCTTAAGCAGAAGAAGTCGTTCAGGGGGGCGTTTGCCTTTGCGGTGGGGGCGGCCTTGATCCTGGCGCCCTGGGGTATGAGAAATTATCTGCGGTCAGGCCGTTTTTTTCTGACCAGCACAAACGGCGGATATCATGCCCTTTTGCTTTATAACGCCCACAGCCGGGACTTCGCGCTCTATAAAAGAGACCCCGGATTTATCAGCGAGGATTATCCCGGTATCGATGCGTTATTATCAGAATTAAAGATTAACCCAACAGAGTCACACGTGCTTACCGAATACTTGCAGGGCAGGGCCTATATGAAACATGCAGTCCAGTTTATCAAAAGCCACCCCGGGCATTTCTTGAGGGCGGTTCCCGCGACCCTCTGGAATATGTGGAGGGTAGGCTATCCGAATGAGCGGGTTATAGGCAAGACAGGTAATCTGGCCTGGAATAATCTACCGGTTTATTTCTGCCGCGTAAATGACATGATATTATACGCCGCAATGCTGCCGTTTTTCTTAATAGGGATTTACACCGCCATAAGAAAGAGAAGTGAGCCGGCGCTCTTAGTCGCCGTATTTATTATTTCTTTTGTTGTCCTGCACTCCTTTATCCCCGCAATGATACGTTACCGCCTTGCAGTTATGCCCTTGTTTTTCCTGCTATCCGCCTTAGGCCTATGGCGGAGAGAACTAACAAACAAAGTATAA
- a CDS encoding glycosyltransferase family 2 protein, translating into MLMNKKIVVVMPAYNAGMTIEKTYREIPKDIVDEVLVVDDHSQDDTVETVKKLNLDVYVHGENRGYGSNQKTCYAEALRRNADIIIMLHPDYQYSPKLIPAMAGLLTSGMFDIVLGSRILGGYALKGGMPLYKYISNRALTFIENVFLGAKLSEYHTGFRAFTREVLLMLPILENSDDFVFDNQILAQAIYFGCRIGEISSPSMYSKDSSSINFRRSIVYGIGVIATALKLSLQRSKIAKFPIFNPDGKKIQV; encoded by the coding sequence ATGTTAATGAATAAGAAGATCGTTGTAGTTATGCCGGCATATAATGCCGGCATGACGATAGAGAAGACATACAGGGAGATCCCGAAAGATATAGTAGATGAGGTCCTCGTTGTTGATGACCACAGCCAGGATGACACCGTGGAGACGGTAAAGAAATTGAACCTGGATGTTTATGTGCACGGTGAAAACAGAGGTTATGGCTCCAATCAAAAGACCTGCTATGCAGAGGCCTTAAGGCGGAATGCCGATATCATCATAATGCTGCATCCGGATTATCAATATTCTCCCAAGCTTATACCCGCAATGGCCGGTTTATTGACCTCGGGTATGTTTGATATAGTGTTGGGTTCCCGCATATTGGGAGGATATGCCTTGAAAGGAGGCATGCCTCTATACAAATATATCTCCAATAGGGCGCTTACCTTCATAGAAAATGTATTTTTGGGCGCTAAGCTCTCTGAATATCATACCGGTTTCCGCGCCTTTACCAGAGAGGTTCTTCTGATGCTGCCTATACTGGAAAACTCGGATGATTTTGTGTTTGATAACCAGATCCTGGCGCAGGCGATATATTTTGGTTGCAGGATAGGGGAGATAAGCTCCCCCTCAATGTACAGCAAGGATTCATCTTCTATTAATTTTAGAAGGAGCATTGTTTACGGTATTGGTGTAATAGCAACTGCCTTAAAGTTATCGCTGCAGAGATCCAAAATAGCCAAATTCCCGATATTTAATCCCGATGGAAAAAAAATACAGGTATAA
- a CDS encoding glycosyltransferase family 39 protein encodes MEIIKIRKDIPGKIAILAVLAFIPRVAAILILGRHINPEAWEYDVMALNILSGKGHVFNYLGTDHYFFGSSPLYVYFELLIHYLTNSNYFILELVQAAVASLVIIPLFNLAKYLFNEKTATIAGLLYCLHPGLIVYATKIHELSLVVLFIVIIMYLLTCCVHKPGHFFAASILTGLGVLLRPTMIFIIPCYAVYLLVKREHLSRIIARSLTIVLSVVVCISPWVYRGYKIYDRFIFVTTTSAEHLWRGNSPLSSGTSLDIDGRNMIELSGADFQRRLSGLDEIGQRDLFKSEALRYIKNDPALFFKNTVKKFIYFWSFAPQTGVLYPGEWLLPYQILYGVMSSFFLIGIYFIRRNNIDPAPLVFLFLFFMTVSLANSIFYIEIRHRWMIEPLTMMISAYGIHIFFQLVNLRRKTR; translated from the coding sequence ATGGAGATTATCAAAATCAGAAAAGATATACCCGGGAAAATAGCCATTCTGGCGGTTTTGGCCTTCATTCCGCGGGTCGCGGCCATATTGATTTTAGGCCGTCACATTAACCCTGAGGCATGGGAATACGATGTGATGGCGCTGAATATCCTTTCAGGTAAAGGGCATGTATTTAATTACCTGGGGACAGACCATTACTTTTTCGGCTCATCGCCTCTTTATGTTTATTTTGAATTATTGATCCATTACCTTACCAACTCCAATTATTTTATATTGGAGTTGGTGCAAGCCGCCGTAGCTTCCCTGGTTATTATCCCGCTGTTCAATTTAGCGAAATACCTGTTTAATGAGAAGACGGCAACAATTGCCGGGTTGTTATATTGTCTTCATCCCGGGCTTATTGTCTATGCTACAAAAATTCATGAGTTGTCATTAGTGGTGCTCTTTATTGTCATTATCATGTATCTGTTGACTTGTTGTGTCCATAAACCCGGACATTTTTTCGCCGCGAGTATTTTGACAGGGTTAGGGGTATTATTGCGCCCCACCATGATTTTTATTATCCCGTGTTATGCTGTCTATCTTCTTGTGAAGAGAGAGCATTTATCCAGGATCATTGCCAGGTCCTTGACGATAGTTTTATCTGTTGTGGTCTGCATATCTCCCTGGGTATATCGCGGGTATAAGATCTATGATCGTTTTATCTTTGTGACTACGACCTCCGCGGAACATCTCTGGAGAGGCAATAGCCCTCTTTCCTCAGGGACATCATTAGATATAGACGGCAGGAACATGATTGAGCTGTCGGGAGCAGATTTTCAGAGAAGGCTTTCAGGCCTCGATGAGATAGGGCAGCGCGATCTATTTAAATCCGAGGCATTAAGATACATTAAGAATGATCCCGCGCTGTTTTTTAAGAATACTGTTAAGAAATTCATCTACTTTTGGTCTTTCGCGCCGCAGACAGGCGTGCTTTACCCGGGAGAATGGCTTCTGCCGTATCAGATTTTATACGGCGTTATGTCGTCATTCTTCCTGATCGGGATATACTTTATCAGAAGGAATAACATAGATCCCGCCCCTCTTGTTTTTCTGTTTCTTTTCTTTATGACAGTATCGCTTGCCAACAGCATTTTTTATATAGAGATAAGGCATCGCTGGATGATAGAGCCATTGACAATGATGATATCGGCATACGGTATCCATATTTTCTTCCAACTTGTGAATCTGCGTAGAAAGACTCGGTAA
- a CDS encoding glycosyltransferase family 2 protein: MEKVVNKASVIFPAYNEEGNIRACVSNAHNTLNRILRSFEIIIVNDGSTDSTAKICHELQNEFDKVKVISKKKNEGYGYALRDGIKSASFDLVFFSDADMQFDMRELSGLLEYIDDYEAVVGYREKRSDPVLRKITAAIYGMIARRIFKVSVKDINCAFKLFHKRIFDKVQITSKDYVVNLEIFVKMHKLGLRVKEVPVSHFRRMQGKSKVRLWDIIRTVKGIWRLSKSEKIYPGK; encoded by the coding sequence ATGGAAAAAGTCGTGAATAAGGCCTCGGTTATATTTCCGGCATACAACGAAGAAGGCAATATCAGGGCCTGCGTCAGCAATGCCCATAATACACTCAATAGAATACTGAGGTCTTTTGAGATAATCATTGTAAATGACGGCTCTACGGATTCAACTGCCAAGATCTGCCATGAACTGCAAAATGAATTCGATAAAGTCAAGGTTATATCTAAAAAGAAAAATGAAGGATATGGTTATGCCTTAAGGGACGGGATTAAAAGCGCCTCTTTTGACCTTGTGTTCTTCTCCGATGCCGATATGCAGTTTGATATGAGGGAGTTAAGCGGCCTGCTTGAATATATTGACGATTATGAAGCGGTAGTAGGGTACAGGGAGAAGCGGTCCGACCCCGTTCTCAGAAAGATTACAGCCGCCATATACGGCATGATCGCGCGCAGAATCTTTAAGGTTTCCGTAAAAGATATTAATTGCGCCTTTAAGCTTTTTCATAAGAGGATTTTTGATAAAGTCCAGATTACATCTAAGGATTATGTGGTAAATCTGGAGATTTTTGTCAAGATGCATAAGCTTGGTTTACGTGTTAAAGAGGTCCCGGTCTCTCATTTTCGCCGGATGCAAGGTAAATCCAAAGTGAGGTTATGGGATATAATTAGAACGGTCAAAGGGATATGGAGATTATCAAAATCAGAAAAGATATACCCGGGAAAATAG
- the asnB gene encoding asparagine synthase (glutamine-hydrolyzing), translated as MCGICGIIKYNAGEGVDRPVLEKMRDAMRHRGPDDAGIFINNGDKVSLGLGHRRLSIIDLSSTGHQPMSNESGTVWTVFNGEIYNYRELRAALEKKGYRFRSQSDTESLLYLYEEYGEDCVRYLRGMFAFAIWDNSRRQLLLARDRLGKKPLLYYNKNGRFCFASEFRSILESGMITREVNYEAINYYLTFGYIPSPLTVYKDVFKLPPAHILTLRDNDMRIKRYWQLDYSEKISISEEDAQDEVIRLLREAVDIRLRSDVPLGAFLSGGIDSSTVVALMSQLSDRKVKTFSVGFEEGDYDELKYARRIAERFSTDHNEFIVKPKALDVLPLLVERYGEPYADSSCIPTYYVSRDTRQYVTVALSGDGGDESFAGYERYQAMLAAQAYQAMPGAVKYAVGAVAAFLPDSLSHKNKIRRIRRFLDAAPLSAGRRYLRWVSVFDDGLKKTTCSDDFLNMVRTDNPIKLIESYIGGANSAGFIDRLLMADVNTYLPEDLLVKMDIASMANSLEARSPFLDHKLMEFAAKLPEQYKIRRFTKKYILKKAIGGVIPRENIHRSKMGFGLPVGKWFRGELKRFLKETLLSPSSFKRGYFRPEAIKDMVDAHINQKKDYAFQLWSLLMLELWHRQFID; from the coding sequence ATGTGCGGTATTTGCGGAATTATAAAATATAATGCAGGGGAAGGCGTGGACAGGCCGGTCCTGGAGAAGATGCGCGATGCAATGCGGCATAGAGGGCCGGATGATGCCGGTATATTCATAAATAACGGAGACAAGGTCTCTCTGGGCCTGGGGCACAGGCGGCTTAGCATTATTGACCTTTCATCCACGGGGCATCAGCCAATGTCAAATGAAAGTGGAACCGTTTGGACTGTTTTTAACGGAGAGATTTATAATTATAGAGAGTTAAGGGCCGCGTTAGAGAAGAAAGGGTATAGATTCAGGTCGCAGTCAGACACCGAGAGCCTTTTGTATTTATATGAGGAGTACGGCGAGGATTGCGTGCGGTACCTGCGCGGTATGTTTGCTTTTGCGATATGGGATAACAGCCGCAGGCAGCTTTTGCTGGCCAGAGACCGTCTGGGCAAGAAGCCGTTGCTTTATTACAATAAGAACGGAAGATTCTGTTTTGCCTCTGAATTTCGCTCTATTCTGGAGAGCGGGATGATAACAAGGGAAGTTAATTATGAGGCGATCAATTACTACCTGACCTTTGGCTATATACCGTCCCCTTTGACGGTGTATAAGGATGTTTTTAAACTGCCGCCGGCACACATTCTTACCTTAAGGGATAACGATATGCGGATTAAGCGGTATTGGCAGCTCGACTATTCAGAGAAGATCAGCATATCCGAAGAAGACGCTCAGGATGAAGTCATAAGGCTTCTCAGGGAGGCGGTAGATATAAGGCTGCGCAGCGATGTTCCGTTAGGGGCGTTTTTAAGCGGGGGGATAGATTCCAGCACGGTTGTGGCCTTAATGAGTCAATTGTCGGACAGGAAGGTCAAGACATTCTCCGTCGGTTTTGAAGAAGGGGATTACGATGAACTAAAATACGCCAGGCGCATCGCGGAGCGATTTTCTACCGATCACAACGAATTCATTGTGAAACCGAAGGCGTTGGATGTGCTGCCGTTGCTGGTGGAGCGGTACGGCGAGCCGTATGCCGATTCTTCCTGTATCCCGACGTATTATGTCTCCCGGGATACAAGGCAGTATGTTACCGTTGCCCTGAGCGGAGACGGGGGGGATGAGTCCTTCGCGGGTTATGAACGCTATCAGGCAATGCTGGCAGCGCAGGCCTATCAGGCAATGCCGGGAGCCGTTAAATATGCGGTCGGGGCGGTAGCCGCTTTCCTGCCGGACTCACTAAGCCATAAAAATAAAATAAGGCGGATCAGGCGGTTTCTTGATGCGGCGCCGTTATCTGCCGGCAGGCGCTACCTGCGCTGGGTAAGCGTATTTGATGATGGCCTGAAAAAAACAACCTGTTCAGATGATTTTCTAAATATGGTCAGGACCGACAACCCCATCAAATTAATCGAGTCATATATAGGCGGCGCCAACAGCGCGGGGTTCATCGACAGGCTGTTGATGGCCGATGTCAATACCTATCTTCCCGAAGATCTTCTTGTTAAGATGGATATAGCAAGCATGGCAAATTCTTTAGAGGCGCGTTCGCCGTTCCTGGATCATAAACTAATGGAGTTTGCGGCTAAATTACCGGAGCAATACAAAATAAGAAGATTTACTAAAAAATACATATTAAAGAAGGCGATAGGCGGCGTGATCCCCCGGGAAAACATCCATAGGAGTAAGATGGGCTTCGGCCTGCCGGTGGGAAAATGGTTCAGGGGAGAGCTGAAGAGGTTTCTTAAGGAGACGTTGTTATCTCCGTCGTCATTTAAAAGAGGGTATTTCAGGCCAGAAGCGATTAAAGATATGGTTGACGCGCATATTAATCAGAAAAAAGATTACGCATTTCAACTCTGGTCTTTGCTGATGCTTGAGCTTTGGCATCGTCAATTCATAGATTAG
- a CDS encoding glycosyltransferase family 4 protein — translation MKILFWSPYPSEGASNRYRIEQYLPYLKSAGIKYDLHPFWSSKAYSLLYKEGYYFRKLYYFLLGTFSRIRDLIFIFQYGIIFIHREAYPIGGMFFETILSFLGKSIIFDFDDAIFLPASSRPNYFIERFKRPNKVSKIIKLSRHVIAGNNYLADFSLRYSNAVSVIPTPIDTDKYYPRHKDYSNELVIGWMGSITTVSFLEMLEDVFIYLSGKFNNLKFKIVGGHFSIGGLSNIQSKEWSLSEEREDLKTFDIGIMPMPDNKWTRGKCGFKAILYMGMGIPCVCSPVGVNKAIINDGENGFLADTDAEWIEKLSLLIEGPELRGKIGMQARRTAEERYSVKVNAPKFIKIIRGAMPGGEGFQVH, via the coding sequence GTGAAGATATTATTCTGGTCGCCTTATCCTTCGGAAGGAGCAAGCAACAGATACAGGATAGAGCAATACCTGCCTTATCTTAAGTCTGCCGGGATAAAATATGACTTACATCCGTTCTGGAGCAGTAAAGCGTATAGCCTGCTTTACAAAGAGGGCTATTATTTCAGAAAACTCTATTATTTTTTATTGGGGACTTTCTCCCGGATCAGGGATTTAATATTTATTTTTCAATACGGGATCATTTTTATTCACAGGGAGGCCTATCCGATCGGCGGCATGTTTTTTGAGACGATCTTGTCATTCCTGGGGAAAAGCATAATCTTTGATTTTGACGATGCGATATTCCTGCCCGCAAGCAGCAGACCCAATTATTTCATTGAGAGATTTAAAAGGCCGAACAAGGTATCTAAAATAATCAAACTCAGCCGGCATGTGATAGCCGGCAATAATTATCTGGCTGATTTTTCCCTGCGTTATAGCAACGCCGTCTCCGTGATCCCTACGCCCATTGATACGGATAAGTATTATCCGCGACATAAGGATTACAGCAATGAATTGGTTATAGGATGGATGGGAAGCATTACTACCGTAAGTTTTCTTGAGATGTTGGAAGATGTCTTCATTTATCTTTCCGGAAAATTTAATAATCTCAAGTTTAAAATAGTAGGCGGCCACTTTTCTATAGGCGGCCTCTCTAATATTCAGAGCAAGGAATGGTCCTTGTCGGAAGAGAGGGAAGACCTGAAGACATTTGATATAGGGATCATGCCGATGCCGGATAACAAATGGACGAGGGGTAAGTGCGGTTTTAAGGCAATTCTATATATGGGCATGGGTATACCCTGCGTTTGTTCTCCGGTAGGCGTCAATAAAGCGATAATAAATGACGGAGAGAATGGTTTCCTGGCAGATACCGACGCCGAATGGATTGAGAAGCTTTCTTTGCTGATTGAGGGCCCGGAGCTTCGCGGGAAAATCGGAATGCAGGCAAGAAGAACAGCCGAAGAGAGATATTCGGTTAAGGTTAACGCACCCAAATTTATCAAGATAATACGAGGGGCTATGCCGGGGGGAGAGGGGTTTCAGGTTCATTAA
- a CDS encoding glycosyltransferase family 4 protein, translating into MRKISNILFISYDGFTEYLGRSQALSYISGIMKENKGDFKIAALTYEKPELMADKLMAGRLRQVILDSGIQWKSLRYHKSPKILSTIFDVFSGIVVSIGLIRRYKIGIVHARSYVPALIGLFLKKCLKTRFIFDMRGFWADERVEGGIWKCRLLYRAAKYFEKEFLLNADMVVTLSESAKDEIRSFRYWKKGDSGISVIPTSADLKAFNRGNNAGIERRLKEALNGKFVFIYVGSLGVWYETDGIYDFFRTARRIINNAHLLILTRQRALAESKAREKDLDPAHITITRAEHEDVPGYLNNADVGLAFYKPGYSRKGCCPTKVGEYLACGLPVVINEGIGDMDRIIEEEWVGSVISGFNSFEYARAVNSMQGLLGKADVLRQRCRAAAEKYFSLEQGTERYIRIYRELLKA; encoded by the coding sequence ATGAGAAAAATCAGTAATATCCTGTTTATTTCCTATGACGGTTTTACCGAATATCTAGGCCGGTCGCAGGCGCTGTCTTATATATCGGGCATAATGAAGGAAAATAAGGGAGATTTTAAGATCGCCGCCCTGACTTACGAGAAACCGGAATTAATGGCCGATAAGTTGATGGCCGGCCGGCTTAGACAGGTTATCTTGGACTCCGGAATACAGTGGAAAAGCCTCAGGTATCACAAAAGCCCGAAAATTTTATCTACGATTTTTGATGTATTTTCAGGTATCGTTGTCAGTATCGGGCTGATCAGGCGGTATAAAATCGGCATTGTGCACGCCAGAAGTTACGTGCCTGCCTTAATAGGGCTTTTTCTGAAAAAGTGCCTTAAGACGCGGTTCATATTTGATATGAGGGGTTTCTGGGCCGACGAAAGGGTTGAAGGGGGCATCTGGAAATGCCGTCTTTTATACAGGGCCGCTAAATATTTTGAGAAAGAATTCCTGCTTAACGCCGATATGGTAGTGACCCTGTCAGAAAGCGCGAAGGATGAAATCCGCTCATTCAGATACTGGAAAAAGGGGGATTCCGGCATATCTGTTATTCCCACGTCAGCAGATTTGAAGGCATTTAATCGCGGCAATAACGCAGGCATAGAGCGGCGTTTGAAAGAGGCATTAAACGGCAAATTTGTGTTTATCTATGTTGGCAGCTTAGGCGTATGGTATGAGACAGACGGGATCTATGATTTCTTCCGTACGGCCAGGCGTATTATTAATAACGCGCATTTGTTGATCCTCACAAGGCAACGCGCACTGGCGGAATCAAAGGCCAGGGAAAAGGACCTGGATCCGGCGCATATAACGATAACTCGGGCCGAGCACGAAGATGTGCCGGGATACTTAAATAACGCGGACGTCGGCCTGGCATTCTATAAGCCGGGCTATTCCCGTAAAGGATGCTGCCCTACAAAAGTGGGAGAGTATTTAGCATGCGGCCTTCCAGTGGTTATTAACGAAGGGATCGGGGATATGGACCGTATAATTGAAGAAGAGTGGGTTGGGAGCGTTATCTCCGGCTTCAACTCCTTTGAATATGCCAGGGCAGTTAACAGTATGCAGGGGCTGTTGGGAAAGGCCGATGTTCTAAGACAGAGATGCAGAGCGGCAGCGGAGAAGTATTTTTCCTTAGAGCAGGGTACCGAGAGGTATATAAGGATTTATCGGGAGTTATTAAAGGCGTGA
- a CDS encoding class I SAM-dependent methyltransferase, with amino-acid sequence MNILDNPYGYQLSALTIFNIKKVKSLLSERLGLNAGQRTLDICCGTGNFADLAKGEYIGFDINEGYIKYARGRFKGDRLKRFLVSDINDFEFIPEHFDIVLLIGVLHHFSDDAASGLLEKVNMTARDRIVIIDPAVETRNPVSMMLRSLDRGQFIRTLDGQCKLISWKLNILRYYNLNFGMNKMNVIICGPKKP; translated from the coding sequence ATGAATATACTGGACAATCCCTATGGTTATCAGTTAAGCGCCTTGACGATTTTTAACATTAAAAAGGTCAAGTCCCTGCTTTCTGAACGGCTTGGCCTGAATGCCGGCCAGAGGACCCTGGATATATGTTGCGGCACCGGAAACTTTGCCGATTTGGCCAAAGGGGAGTATATTGGATTTGATATAAATGAAGGATATATAAAGTATGCGCGCGGCAGGTTTAAGGGAGATAGATTAAAGCGTTTTCTGGTTTCAGACATAAATGATTTTGAATTCATCCCGGAGCATTTCGATATTGTTCTGCTGATCGGCGTCCTGCATCATTTTTCCGACGACGCGGCATCAGGCCTGTTAGAGAAAGTTAATATGACCGCGAGAGACAGGATAGTCATAATCGACCCCGCCGTAGAAACGAGGAATCCCGTCAGTATGATGCTTAGATCATTGGATCGGGGGCAGTTTATCAGGACGCTTGATGGGCAGTGCAAACTTATTTCCTGGAAGCTGAATATCCTCAGGTATTATAACTTGAATTTCGGAATGAATAAAATGAACGTAATAATCTGCGGGCCCAAAAAACCATAG